One region of Natronorubrum aibiense genomic DNA includes:
- a CDS encoding SWIM zinc finger family protein has translation MNTTASPKTPLPVPSGDRLEERSRRARTEPMSVLPLGDGLYEVESASDHTYLVDLEGGRCTCPDHVFRNARCKHIRRVAIEITEGRTPPPGEIAVPCHDCDVAVFVDEDDSEPCYCEEHTIWPGDTVVDRETGDRLTVVDVSVLRADAVRVDAAGCTVAEYGTNENYEPDVPVVGAIYPHATVARHGVVPESLKVYVFPRTRLEKEP, from the coding sequence ATGAACACAACAGCGTCACCGAAAACCCCCCTGCCAGTACCGTCAGGCGACCGCCTGGAGGAGCGTTCGCGCCGAGCTCGTACCGAACCGATGTCGGTACTCCCGCTCGGCGACGGCCTCTACGAGGTCGAGTCAGCCAGCGATCACACGTATCTCGTCGACCTCGAGGGCGGTCGCTGTACCTGTCCAGATCACGTCTTTCGCAACGCCCGTTGTAAACACATCCGCCGGGTCGCCATCGAAATCACCGAGGGTCGGACGCCGCCGCCGGGTGAGATTGCCGTCCCGTGTCACGATTGCGATGTGGCGGTGTTCGTCGACGAAGACGACTCCGAGCCGTGCTACTGCGAGGAGCATACGATCTGGCCGGGCGATACGGTCGTCGACCGCGAAACCGGCGATCGGCTCACCGTCGTCGACGTCTCCGTGCTGCGAGCCGACGCCGTCCGCGTCGACGCGGCCGGCTGTACCGTCGCCGAGTACGGCACGAACGAGAACTACGAGCCCGACGTGCCCGTCGTCGGGGCGATCTATCCGCATGCGACCGTGGCCCGCCACGGTGTCGTCCCCGAGTCGCTGAAGGTGTACGTCTTCCCGCGAACGCGACTCGAAAAGGAACCGTAG